The proteins below are encoded in one region of Micromonospora yangpuensis:
- the hisS gene encoding histidine--tRNA ligase codes for MSKPTPISGFPEWTPAQRMIEQFVLDRIRATFELYGFAPLETRAVEPLDQLLRKGETSKEVYVIRRLHEEPGATAGDDSLGLHFDLTVPFARYVLENAGKLQFPFRRYQIQKVWRGERPQEGRYREFVQADIDIVDRDTLAAHHEAEMPLVIGDALRSLPIPPVTIQVNNRKICEGFYRGIGLTDPEATLRAVDKLDKIGPAKVADLLAETAGASPAQAKACLALAEISAPDASFADAVHALGVTDPLLEEGIAELVAVVQTAAAHSPGLCVADLRIARGLDYYTGTVYETQLAGYERFGSICSGGRYDNLASAGAVSYPGVGISIGVTRLLGLLFGAGELSVSRSVPTCVLVAVANEEQRTASNRVAEALRRQGVPTEVSPSAAKFGKQIRYAERRGIPYVWFPGAEGAADEVKDIRSGTQVEAVAGQWTPPAADRTPLVG; via the coding sequence ATGAGCAAGCCCACGCCCATCTCCGGGTTCCCGGAGTGGACCCCGGCGCAACGGATGATCGAGCAGTTCGTCCTCGACCGGATCCGGGCCACCTTCGAGCTGTACGGCTTCGCCCCGCTGGAGACCCGCGCGGTGGAGCCGCTGGACCAGCTGCTGCGCAAGGGGGAGACCTCCAAGGAGGTCTACGTGATCCGCCGGTTGCACGAGGAGCCGGGCGCGACGGCCGGTGACGACTCGCTCGGCCTGCACTTCGACCTGACCGTGCCGTTCGCCCGGTACGTGCTGGAGAACGCCGGCAAGCTGCAGTTCCCGTTCCGCCGGTACCAGATCCAGAAGGTGTGGCGGGGCGAGCGTCCGCAGGAGGGGCGCTACCGGGAGTTCGTCCAGGCCGACATCGACATCGTCGACCGGGACACCCTGGCCGCGCACCACGAGGCGGAGATGCCGCTGGTGATCGGCGACGCGCTGCGCTCGCTGCCGATCCCGCCGGTGACCATCCAGGTCAACAACCGCAAGATCTGTGAGGGCTTCTACCGGGGCATCGGGCTGACCGACCCGGAGGCGACCCTGCGGGCGGTGGACAAGCTCGACAAGATCGGCCCGGCGAAGGTCGCCGACCTGCTCGCCGAGACCGCCGGGGCGAGCCCGGCGCAGGCCAAGGCGTGCCTGGCGCTGGCGGAGATCTCCGCACCGGACGCCTCCTTCGCCGACGCGGTGCACGCCCTGGGGGTGACCGACCCGCTGCTGGAGGAGGGGATCGCCGAACTGGTCGCGGTGGTGCAGACCGCCGCCGCGCACTCGCCCGGTCTCTGCGTGGCCGACCTGCGCATCGCCCGGGGGCTGGACTACTACACCGGCACCGTCTACGAGACCCAGCTCGCCGGGTACGAGCGGTTCGGCTCGATCTGCTCCGGCGGCCGGTACGACAACCTGGCCAGTGCGGGCGCGGTGTCGTACCCGGGGGTGGGGATCTCGATCGGGGTGACCCGGCTGCTCGGGCTGCTCTTCGGCGCCGGTGAGCTGTCGGTGTCCCGGTCGGTGCCGACGTGCGTGCTGGTCGCGGTGGCCAACGAGGAGCAGCGGACGGCGAGCAACCGGGTCGCCGAGGCGCTGCGTCGGCAGGGGGTGCCGACCGAGGTGTCGCCGAGCGCGGCCAAGTTCGGCAAGCAGATCCGGTACGCCGAGCGGCGGGGCATCCCGTACGTCTGGTTCCCGGGGGCCGAGGGGGCCGCGGACGAGGTCAAGGACATCCGGTCCGGCACGCAGGTCGAGGCGGTGGCGGGGCAGTGGACGCCGCCGGCGGCCGACCGCACCCCCCTG
- a CDS encoding MBL fold metallo-hydrolase produces MLVAGFPAQAFDTNCYVVAAGPGEQCVVVDPGIGVVDQLDAVLAEHRLHPAAVLLTHGHVDHTFSVAPVCGARGITAYVHPGDREMLADPTKGISADLAALFGGRLAYSEPDDVAELTDGATLSLAGLEITVDHAPGHTGGSVLFRLPAAGSEWEADQLCLSGDVLFAGSIGRTDLPGGSMPAMLASLRGKILPLADDTVVLPGHGPATTIGRERAGNPYLRQVSEVDAGRPVGPARGL; encoded by the coding sequence GTGCTCGTGGCCGGCTTTCCCGCCCAGGCCTTCGACACCAACTGCTACGTGGTCGCCGCCGGCCCCGGGGAGCAGTGCGTGGTGGTCGACCCGGGCATCGGCGTCGTGGACCAGCTCGACGCCGTGCTCGCCGAGCACCGGCTGCACCCGGCCGCGGTGCTGCTCACCCACGGCCACGTCGACCACACCTTCTCGGTCGCGCCGGTGTGTGGCGCGCGGGGGATCACCGCGTACGTGCATCCGGGCGACCGGGAGATGCTGGCCGACCCGACCAAGGGCATCTCGGCGGACCTGGCCGCCCTCTTCGGCGGCCGGCTGGCCTACAGCGAGCCGGACGACGTCGCCGAGCTGACCGACGGCGCCACGCTCAGCCTGGCCGGCCTGGAGATCACCGTCGACCACGCCCCGGGTCATACCGGCGGGTCGGTGCTGTTCCGGCTGCCGGCCGCCGGCTCGGAGTGGGAGGCCGACCAGCTCTGCCTCTCCGGTGACGTGCTCTTCGCCGGCTCGATCGGCCGCACCGACCTGCCCGGTGGCAGCATGCCGGCGATGCTCGCCAGCCTGCGCGGCAAGATCCTGCCGCTGGCCGACGACACCGTGGTGCTGCCGGGCCACGGCCCCGCCACCACCATCGGTCGCGAGCGGGCCGGCAACCCGTACCTGCGCCAGGTGTCGGAGGTCGACGCCGGTCGGCCGGTCGGCCCCGCCCGCGGCCTGTAG
- a CDS encoding peptidylprolyl isomerase — protein MASSRDRQRKLARAKLDRQQARRAAALRRRRQIQAGVGAALALVLIVAGSAWALGAFDSDPEEQTASADVCAWTPQDGAGNTNLKDVGTPATAGLPTEGTRSMTVTTGQGTVTAELDLTAAPCAAASIEHLASRSFYDNTPCHEITTEGAVRCGDPSGTGLGGPTYSFYNENVPEPAPSGAADAPPAYPKGTVAMVGSAPGANGSQFLIFFKDFDPAEPAYPVIGRVTEGLDVVEKVGALPTVENEAGEKVKPKTDVVIQSLTVGQPTTTAPPIGDAVSPTPSASPSAG, from the coding sequence GTGGCTTCCAGCAGGGACCGGCAGCGCAAACTGGCGCGGGCCAAGCTCGACCGCCAGCAGGCCCGGCGGGCCGCCGCCCTACGGCGGCGTCGCCAGATCCAGGCCGGGGTCGGCGCCGCACTGGCGCTGGTGCTGATCGTCGCCGGTTCGGCGTGGGCGCTGGGCGCCTTCGACTCCGACCCCGAGGAGCAGACGGCCAGCGCGGACGTCTGCGCCTGGACCCCGCAGGACGGTGCCGGCAACACCAACCTCAAGGACGTGGGCACCCCGGCCACCGCCGGGCTGCCCACCGAGGGCACCCGCTCGATGACCGTCACCACCGGCCAGGGCACGGTCACCGCCGAGCTCGACCTGACCGCCGCGCCCTGTGCCGCGGCGAGCATCGAACACCTGGCCAGCCGCTCGTTCTACGACAACACCCCGTGCCACGAGATCACCACCGAGGGGGCGGTGCGCTGCGGTGACCCCAGCGGCACCGGCCTGGGTGGGCCCACCTACTCGTTCTACAACGAGAACGTGCCGGAGCCCGCGCCCAGTGGCGCCGCCGACGCGCCGCCGGCGTACCCGAAGGGCACGGTGGCGATGGTCGGCAGCGCGCCGGGGGCCAACGGCAGCCAGTTCCTGATCTTCTTCAAGGACTTCGACCCGGCCGAGCCGGCGTACCCGGTCATCGGCCGGGTCACCGAGGGGCTCGACGTGGTGGAGAAGGTCGGCGCCCTGCCGACCGTGGAGAACGAGGCCGGGGAGAAGGTCAAGCCCAAGACCGACGTGGTGATCCAGAGCCTCACCGTCGGCCAGCCGACCACGACGGCGCCACCGATCGGCGACGCGGTGTCGCCTACCCCGTCGGCCAGCCCGAGCGCCGGCTGA
- a CDS encoding RelA/SpoT family protein, which translates to MSHDVVPPAEGTVHPTGDTDSSVTDRQDTTGESAAGVAANGTGPAAPSDVGRPGDGAADLRPSGGLGTGSFGDPAAGPVLTSDAGPDPVVVALGTDEDPSPSAGFGLSSAPTGRRVRARLARFNAPWQTSQVSEVLEPLIALHRENHPKADARLLQRAFDTAARWHSGQYRKSGDPYITHPLAVAGILAALGMDTTTLVAALLHDTIEDTEYTLDQMRTDFGGEVALLVDGVTKLDKVKLGDAAKAETIRKMVVAMAKDPRVLVIKLADRLHNMRTLSFLPTPKREQKAKETLEILAPLAHRLGMNTIKWELEDLAFGTLFPKRYEEILRLIGEHQPQREALLKQVTQKVGTDLKAAKIKAETTGRPKHLYSIYQKMIVRGRDFNDIYDLVGVRILVDTVRDCYAALGVIHANWQPVPGRFKDYIAMPKFNMYQSLHTTVIGPTGKPVEMQIRTYAMHRTAEFGIAAHWKYKEHKGTQVVGPPAHIDEMTWLRQLLDWQREAADPSEFLDALRFDLSSQEVYVFTPKGDVIPLPTGSTPVDFAYAVHTEVGHKCIGARVNGKLVPLESTLSNGDVIEIFTSKSETAGPTQDWLGFVKSPRARTKIRQYFNKERREEAIETGKDAIVKAMRKHGMPLQRMLTSDNLMAVARDLHLIDVASLYAAVGDSQVSAQSVVQKLMATYGGEEGAAEDIAETAVATRPPRSRASSHDPGVVVRGVSDVWIKLARCCTPVPPDTVFGFVTRSGGVSVHRDDCANAEDLRAQSERVVEVSWRLTSASTFLVAIQVEALDRHKLLADVTRMLSEERVNILSATVTTTRDRVAVSRFSFEMADPKHLGHLLAAVRKVDGVFDAYRVTSNS; encoded by the coding sequence GTGTCCCACGATGTCGTCCCTCCGGCGGAGGGCACGGTGCACCCCACAGGCGACACGGACAGCTCGGTGACCGACCGGCAGGACACCACCGGTGAGTCGGCGGCGGGTGTCGCCGCCAACGGCACCGGACCGGCCGCCCCGAGTGACGTCGGACGGCCCGGAGACGGTGCCGCCGACCTTCGACCCTCCGGCGGCCTGGGCACGGGCTCCTTCGGTGACCCGGCTGCCGGCCCGGTGCTGACCTCCGACGCCGGTCCCGACCCGGTGGTGGTGGCGCTCGGCACCGACGAGGACCCCTCGCCGAGCGCCGGTTTCGGCCTGTCCAGCGCGCCGACCGGCCGCCGGGTGCGGGCCCGGCTCGCCCGGTTCAACGCCCCCTGGCAGACCTCGCAGGTAAGCGAGGTGCTGGAGCCGCTGATCGCGCTGCACCGCGAGAATCACCCCAAGGCCGACGCCCGGCTGCTCCAGCGGGCCTTCGACACCGCCGCCCGGTGGCACTCGGGTCAGTACCGCAAGTCCGGTGACCCGTACATCACCCACCCGTTGGCGGTCGCCGGCATCCTGGCCGCCCTGGGCATGGACACCACCACCCTGGTCGCGGCGCTGCTGCACGACACCATCGAGGACACCGAGTACACCCTCGACCAGATGCGCACCGACTTCGGCGGCGAGGTCGCGCTGCTCGTCGACGGGGTGACCAAGCTCGACAAGGTCAAGCTCGGTGACGCGGCCAAGGCCGAGACGATCCGCAAGATGGTCGTGGCGATGGCCAAGGACCCGCGGGTCCTGGTGATCAAGCTGGCCGACCGGCTGCACAACATGCGTACCCTCTCCTTCCTGCCCACGCCGAAGCGGGAGCAGAAGGCGAAGGAGACCCTGGAGATCCTCGCCCCGCTGGCTCACCGGCTGGGTATGAACACCATCAAGTGGGAGCTGGAGGACCTGGCCTTCGGCACCCTGTTCCCGAAGCGGTACGAGGAGATCCTCCGGCTGATCGGGGAGCACCAGCCGCAGCGGGAGGCGTTGCTCAAGCAGGTCACCCAGAAGGTGGGCACCGACCTCAAGGCCGCCAAGATCAAGGCGGAGACCACCGGCCGGCCGAAGCACCTCTACTCGATCTACCAGAAGATGATCGTGCGGGGGCGCGACTTCAACGACATCTACGACCTGGTCGGGGTGCGGATCCTGGTCGACACGGTGCGGGACTGCTACGCGGCGCTGGGGGTGATCCACGCCAACTGGCAGCCGGTGCCGGGCCGCTTCAAGGACTACATCGCGATGCCCAAGTTCAACATGTACCAGTCGCTGCACACGACGGTGATCGGGCCCACCGGCAAGCCGGTGGAGATGCAGATCCGCACCTACGCGATGCACCGTACGGCGGAGTTCGGCATCGCCGCGCACTGGAAGTACAAGGAGCACAAGGGCACCCAGGTCGTCGGCCCACCGGCACACATCGACGAGATGACCTGGCTGCGGCAGTTGCTGGACTGGCAGCGGGAGGCGGCCGACCCGAGCGAGTTCCTCGACGCGCTGCGCTTCGACCTGTCCAGCCAGGAGGTGTACGTCTTCACCCCGAAGGGCGACGTCATCCCGCTGCCGACCGGGTCGACGCCGGTGGACTTCGCCTACGCGGTGCACACCGAGGTCGGGCACAAGTGCATCGGGGCGCGGGTCAACGGCAAACTGGTGCCGTTGGAGTCGACGCTGTCCAACGGCGACGTGATCGAGATCTTCACCTCCAAGTCGGAGACGGCCGGCCCGACGCAGGACTGGCTGGGCTTCGTCAAGAGCCCCCGGGCCCGCACCAAGATCCGCCAGTACTTCAACAAGGAACGGCGTGAGGAGGCGATCGAGACCGGCAAGGACGCGATCGTCAAGGCGATGCGCAAGCACGGCATGCCGTTGCAGCGGATGCTCACCTCCGACAACCTGATGGCGGTCGCCCGGGACCTGCACCTGATCGACGTGGCCTCGCTCTACGCGGCGGTCGGCGACAGCCAGGTGTCGGCGCAGTCGGTGGTGCAGAAGCTGATGGCCACCTACGGCGGCGAGGAGGGCGCGGCGGAGGACATCGCCGAGACCGCCGTGGCCACCCGGCCGCCGCGCAGCCGGGCCTCCAGCCACGACCCGGGGGTGGTGGTCCGGGGCGTCAGCGACGTCTGGATCAAGCTGGCCCGCTGCTGCACCCCGGTGCCGCCGGACACCGTCTTCGGCTTCGTCACCCGCTCCGGCGGGGTGAGCGTGCACCGCGACGACTGCGCCAACGCCGAGGACCTGCGGGCGCAGAGCGAGCGGGTGGTCGAGGTCAGCTGGCGGCTCACCTCCGCCTCCACCTTCCTGGTGGCGATCCAGGTGGAGGCGTTGGACCGGCACAAGCTGCTGGCCGACGTCACCCGGATGCTCTCCGAGGAGCGGGTGAACATCCTCTCCGCGACCGTCACCACCACCCGGGACCGGGTGGCGGTGAGCCGGTTCAGCTTCGAGATGGCCGACCCGAAGCACCTGGGTCACCTGTTGGCCGCGGTCCGCAAGGTCGACGGCGTCTTCGACGCGTACCGGGTCACCTCGAACTCCTGA
- a CDS encoding adenine phosphoribosyltransferase, giving the protein MPETENSVRGDSGPEVAALVASRVLDVPDFPVPGVLFKDLMPLFADGAVFREVTDRIVAHHGRDSFDVVVGIEARGFVVAAAVAYATGVGVVPVRKAGKLPRAAHSASYALEYGEATLQVHTDAFTAGHRVLVVDDVLATGGTAGATLDLVERAGGTVAGFTVLLELAFLGGRDRLAPRPVHALLTV; this is encoded by the coding sequence GTGCCGGAGACCGAGAACTCAGTACGCGGAGACAGCGGCCCCGAGGTGGCCGCCCTGGTGGCCAGCCGGGTGCTGGACGTGCCGGACTTCCCCGTACCCGGTGTCCTGTTCAAGGACCTGATGCCGCTCTTCGCCGACGGCGCGGTGTTCCGCGAGGTGACCGACCGGATCGTGGCCCACCACGGCCGGGACTCCTTCGACGTGGTGGTCGGCATCGAGGCGCGCGGGTTCGTGGTCGCCGCCGCCGTCGCGTACGCCACCGGGGTGGGCGTGGTGCCGGTGCGCAAGGCCGGCAAGCTGCCCCGGGCGGCCCACTCGGCCTCCTACGCCCTGGAGTACGGCGAGGCCACCCTCCAGGTGCACACCGACGCGTTCACCGCCGGACACCGGGTGCTGGTGGTCGACGACGTGCTCGCCACCGGTGGCACCGCCGGGGCCACCCTCGACCTGGTCGAGCGGGCCGGCGGCACCGTCGCCGGCTTCACCGTGCTGCTGGAGTTGGCCTTCCTCGGTGGCCGGGACCGGCTCGCCCCGCGTCCGGTCCATGCCCTGCTGACCGTTTGA
- a CDS encoding peptidylprolyl isomerase has translation MTSTRDRQRAAARARLEREMAERAAKARKRRQTQAVVGASAALLLVVAGTVWLATSLGGDDETEQTAGPAAGKVQCAFTEVPADQRPPTIKDVGMPPAEQPNTGTQTMTITTNLGPITAKVDRALVPCTAGSFTYLASKDFFDNSKCHRLVTEGIKVLQCGDPSATGKGWRDTDGTGGPSYRLAEENLPTDKRPPYPEGVIAMANSGQAGSTGSQFFIVYGDSPLDPNYTVVGTITGGMELVQEVAKAGDDKAFAEQAGGGHPKKEVVITDLTMSDA, from the coding sequence GTGACGTCCACCAGAGATCGGCAGCGCGCCGCGGCGCGGGCCCGACTCGAACGGGAGATGGCCGAGCGTGCGGCCAAGGCCCGCAAACGCCGGCAGACCCAGGCCGTCGTCGGGGCTTCGGCGGCGCTGCTGCTCGTCGTCGCCGGCACCGTCTGGCTGGCGACCAGCCTCGGCGGCGACGACGAGACCGAGCAGACCGCCGGCCCGGCCGCCGGTAAGGTCCAGTGCGCCTTCACCGAGGTCCCGGCCGACCAGCGGCCGCCCACGATCAAGGACGTCGGGATGCCGCCGGCGGAGCAGCCCAACACCGGCACCCAGACCATGACGATCACCACCAACCTGGGTCCGATCACCGCCAAGGTCGACCGGGCCCTGGTCCCCTGCACCGCCGGCAGCTTCACCTACCTGGCCAGCAAGGACTTCTTCGACAACAGCAAGTGCCACCGGCTGGTCACCGAGGGCATCAAGGTGCTGCAGTGCGGTGACCCGAGCGCCACCGGCAAGGGCTGGCGGGACACCGACGGCACCGGCGGCCCGAGCTACCGGCTGGCCGAGGAGAACCTGCCCACCGACAAACGTCCGCCGTACCCGGAGGGCGTCATCGCGATGGCCAACTCCGGGCAGGCGGGCAGCACCGGCAGCCAGTTCTTCATCGTCTACGGCGACTCGCCGCTGGACCCCAACTACACCGTGGTGGGCACCATCACCGGTGGGATGGAGCTGGTCCAGGAGGTCGCCAAGGCCGGTGACGACAAGGCCTTCGCCGAGCAGGCCGGGGGTGGCCACCCCAAGAAGGAGGTCGTCATCACCGACCTGACGATGAGCGACGCCTGA